In Scyliorhinus torazame isolate Kashiwa2021f chromosome 19, sScyTor2.1, whole genome shotgun sequence, a single genomic region encodes these proteins:
- the mterf2 gene encoding LOW QUALITY PROTEIN: transcription termination factor 2, mitochondrial (The sequence of the model RefSeq protein was modified relative to this genomic sequence to represent the inferred CDS: inserted 2 bases in 1 codon) — MYGPGCLWKMVGLGLLYGGRCSGHRFSSALWSREMYRGSLQFSTCAVKRKENRQTVDSLDQLSVDVTKIRQLKSWVLLADVAYVNEIANILKEMGAEGKKIALILERYPEAVLCTPAEISAQRELWGKLCSNEEELVRIVERFPESFFTVRNHRNRQDNIKYFQTLNLNKRIISRLLASSPQIFCSSVDRNKTVIETLQQSYLQLGGTQADMRVWLMKLLSQNPFILLKPPEAVXENLTFLQSLGFSSAERLKLLSKLKGLIIELSPSTMENCAVFCHQALQCTDEGLKMILLSCPALLYFSVPVLEGRLGAILKEGFSVEQVRASPAVLELSTQIVHHRIRRLVALGYNVKRDSLELLNGTKKDFESSCGKMDWRKQRPLFNPVAPLNIEE; from the exons ATGTATGGACCTGGTTGTCTCTGGAAGATGGTTGGACTGGGATTGTTGTATGGTGGGCGGTGCAGCGGACATCGATTCTCCTCAGCCCTGTGGAGCAGAGAAATGTACAGAGGCAGTCTTCAGTTCTCGACCTGTGCGGTGAAGAGAAAGGAAAACAGACAGACCGTGGACAGTCTGGACCAGCTGTCGGTGGACGTAACGAAAATCCGCCAGCTGAAAAGCTGGGTGTTGCTTGCAGATGTGGCTTACGTCAATGAGATCGCCAACATTTTAAAAGAAATGGGAGCTGAGGGGAAGAAAATTGCCCTCATCTTAGAACGATATCCTGAAGCTGTTCTCTGCACACCAGCAGAAATTAGTGCCCAACGGGAGTTGTGGGGAAAATTGTGCTCCAATGAGGAAGAGCTGGTGAGGATTGTAGAGCGGTTCCCGGAATCTTTCTTTACAGTCAGAAACCATAGGAATCGGCAGGACAACATCAAATATTTCCAGACATTAAACCTGAACAAAAGGATTATCAGTCGCTTGCTTGCCAGTTCTCCGCAGATCTTCTGCAGCAGTGTGGATAGGAACAAGACAGTCATTGAGACTTTACAGCAAAGCTACCTTCAACTGGGTGGCACCCAAGCCGACATGAGGGTCTGGCTAATGAAACTGCTGAGCCAGAATCCTTTTATCTTGTTGAAACCTCCAGAGGCAGT TGAAAACCTGACTTTCCTCCAATCCTTGGGCTTCAGCAGTGCTGAACGCCTCAAGCTGCTCTCCAAGCTCAAGGGGTTGATAATCGAGCTCTCCCCCAGTACAATGGAGAATTGTGCTGTATTCTGTCACCAAGCATTGCAATGTACCGATGAGGGACTGAAAATGATCCTCCTGAGCTGCCCGGCCTTGCTGTACTTCTCAGTTCCCGTTTTAGAGGGACGCCTTGGTGCCATTTTGAAGGAAGGGTTTTCAGTGGAGCAGGTCAGAGCAAGCCCTGCAGTTCTCGAGCTGTCTACACAGATTGTGCACCATCGCATCAGGAGGCTGGTCGCTTTGGGGTATAATGTTAAAAGGGACAGTCTGGAACTGCTCAATGGAACCAAAAAGGATTTTGAGAGCAGTTGCGGAAAGATGGACTGGAGGAAACAGAGACCCTTATTTAATCCAGTCGCTCCCTTAAACATTGAGGAgtag